Proteins co-encoded in one Flavobacterium fluviale genomic window:
- a CDS encoding SusE domain-containing protein produces the protein MKNIYSILLLVCAVFFVGCDNDDTMNHTNVSAVNALYSPADNKFFDLGAQSSAIFEWEGAKAEDNGVVLYDVVFDKESGDFSKPIYTIPSDGNGFQKTLNISFTELNKIAALAGIESESIGKLKWTVYSSKGVNVQKSTVSGIFEVQRPGGFPTPDQLFITGTGSENGESAADAQAFKKVGATTFEIYTKLKAGTYKFISRKNGTPEVFYINDAKLKQDGATTYEGESKVYKIKIDFSDGSTTMTEIKKIELWFPPLSQYLFEYTYAGGGVWKAANKAISFKQESWGRDERYKFKFTVVNGATTTEEWYGSINGDNSRPDGANVAASYWYMVPVTSDFWNNCFKFASAVDNKNVNAEINFSASAPAYTHSFTVL, from the coding sequence ATGAAAAATATATATTCAATATTATTGCTAGTATGCGCAGTTTTCTTCGTGGGCTGTGACAACGATGACACAATGAATCATACTAATGTGAGTGCTGTAAATGCACTGTATTCACCTGCAGACAACAAATTTTTTGACCTTGGAGCCCAGAGTTCTGCCATTTTTGAATGGGAAGGAGCAAAAGCAGAAGATAATGGAGTAGTGCTTTATGATGTTGTTTTTGACAAAGAAAGCGGCGATTTTTCTAAACCAATCTACACAATCCCGTCTGATGGTAACGGATTCCAAAAAACCTTGAATATTTCTTTTACAGAATTAAACAAAATCGCTGCTTTAGCAGGAATTGAATCAGAATCTATCGGAAAATTAAAATGGACAGTTTATTCTTCAAAAGGAGTAAATGTTCAAAAATCTACAGTTTCAGGAATTTTTGAAGTACAAAGGCCCGGCGGATTCCCAACTCCTGACCAATTATTTATTACAGGAACAGGTTCTGAAAATGGAGAATCTGCTGCAGATGCACAGGCATTTAAAAAAGTGGGAGCAACTACATTCGAAATTTATACTAAGTTAAAAGCGGGAACATACAAATTCATTTCAAGGAAAAATGGTACTCCAGAAGTTTTCTACATCAATGATGCTAAATTGAAACAAGACGGAGCGACAACTTACGAAGGAGAAAGTAAAGTATACAAAATTAAAATAGATTTTAGCGACGGTTCGACAACAATGACAGAAATCAAAAAAATCGAATTATGGTTTCCGCCGCTTAGCCAATATTTATTTGAGTACACATATGCAGGCGGAGGAGTCTGGAAAGCAGCCAATAAAGCAATCAGTTTTAAACAAGAATCATGGGGTAGAGATGAGCGTTACAAATTTAAATTTACTGTAGTGAATGGTGCTACCACAACAGAAGAATGGTATGGCAGCATTAATGGAGACAACAGCAGACCTGATGGGGCAAATGTTGCTGCTTCATATTGGTACATGGTTCCGGTAACAAGCGATTTCTGGAATAACTGTTTCAAATTTGCTTCGGCAGTTGACAACAAAAATGTAAATGCAGAAATTAATTTTAGTGCATCGGCACCAGCTTACACACATAGTTTTACAGTTTTATAA
- a CDS encoding glycoside hydrolase family 2 protein translates to MKNKIAILLFLFIVINCTAQWKPQGDKIKTKWAEQVDPKNTLPEYPRPIMERNQWQNLNGLWNYAIQPAGQTAPKGYDGKILVPFAVESSLSGVMKTVGSEKELWYETNFTVDNSWKNKEIILHFGAVDWKTEVYINDIKIGTHTGGYVPFSFNITPYLKGKSQKLVVKVWDPTNDGTQPRGKQVKNPESIWYTPVTGIWQTVWLEPVSKKHFSSLKTTLDIDRGTINIKADAEGAVSGDIVEVTVFDGTTAITSAKAAAGESLDIGLNNPKLWSPDSPFLYDVKVKLISGGKVTDEVKSYFAMRKISSKRDENGIVRIQLNNKDCFQFGPLDQGWWPDGLYTAPTDEALKYDIVRTKELGFNMIRKHVKVEPARWYTHCDKMGIMVWQDMPSGDEGPIWQMHKYFDGTELKRTSQSEETYKKEWREIMDHLYSYPSIVVWVPFNEAWGQFKTIEITEWTKHHDPSRLVNSSSGGNHFQTGDMLDIHHYPGPELKLYDARRITVLGEYGGIGLPIAGHLWQADKNWGYTQFKNTDETTAKYKEYADKLIAQAKVGFSAAVYTQTTDVEGEVNGFMTYDRKVDKMNFSEVNTINKAVINSLNN, encoded by the coding sequence ATGAAAAATAAAATCGCCATACTACTTTTTCTCTTTATTGTAATAAACTGCACAGCGCAGTGGAAACCTCAAGGAGACAAAATAAAAACAAAATGGGCCGAACAAGTAGATCCTAAAAATACGCTGCCAGAGTATCCAAGACCAATAATGGAGAGAAACCAATGGCAAAACCTTAATGGTTTATGGAATTACGCAATACAGCCAGCGGGACAAACTGCACCAAAAGGATACGATGGAAAAATATTGGTTCCCTTTGCTGTAGAATCAAGCCTTTCGGGTGTAATGAAAACGGTTGGCTCAGAAAAAGAACTTTGGTACGAGACGAATTTTACAGTGGATAATTCGTGGAAAAATAAAGAAATTATACTGCATTTTGGTGCTGTAGACTGGAAAACAGAAGTCTACATAAACGATATAAAAATCGGTACGCACACTGGAGGATATGTCCCTTTTAGTTTTAATATCACACCGTATTTAAAAGGCAAATCTCAGAAATTAGTTGTAAAAGTCTGGGATCCGACAAATGATGGAACCCAGCCGAGAGGTAAACAAGTTAAAAATCCAGAAAGTATCTGGTATACGCCTGTAACAGGAATCTGGCAGACGGTTTGGCTGGAACCTGTGAGTAAAAAACATTTTTCAAGTCTAAAAACTACACTAGATATTGACCGCGGAACTATAAACATAAAAGCGGACGCTGAAGGTGCTGTTTCAGGTGATATTGTTGAAGTTACGGTTTTCGACGGCACCACTGCAATTACATCAGCAAAAGCTGCGGCAGGCGAATCGCTGGATATTGGATTGAATAATCCGAAATTATGGTCGCCAGATTCACCATTTTTGTATGATGTAAAGGTAAAATTAATTAGCGGCGGAAAAGTTACAGATGAAGTAAAAAGCTATTTTGCGATGCGCAAGATTTCTTCTAAAAGAGATGAAAACGGGATTGTCAGGATTCAGTTAAATAATAAAGATTGCTTTCAATTTGGTCCATTAGATCAAGGCTGGTGGCCGGACGGATTATATACAGCGCCGACAGATGAAGCTTTAAAATATGATATTGTTCGTACAAAAGAATTAGGTTTTAATATGATCCGAAAGCATGTCAAAGTCGAACCAGCGAGATGGTATACGCACTGCGATAAAATGGGAATTATGGTTTGGCAGGATATGCCAAGCGGCGATGAAGGTCCGATTTGGCAGATGCACAAATACTTTGACGGTACAGAATTGAAAAGAACTTCTCAATCTGAGGAAACTTACAAAAAGGAATGGAGAGAAATTATGGATCATCTGTATTCTTATCCGAGTATTGTAGTTTGGGTTCCGTTCAACGAAGCTTGGGGACAATTCAAAACCATAGAAATTACAGAATGGACTAAACATCACGATCCAAGTCGTTTGGTGAATTCTTCTAGTGGAGGAAATCATTTTCAAACGGGAGATATGCTCGATATTCATCATTATCCAGGACCAGAATTAAAGTTGTATGATGCTCGCAGAATTACGGTTTTAGGAGAATATGGCGGAATTGGTTTACCTATTGCCGGACATCTTTGGCAGGCCGATAAAAATTGGGGTTACACGCAATTCAAAAATACAGACGAAACGACCGCAAAATACAAAGAATATGCTGATAAATTAATAGCTCAGGCTAAAGTCGGTTTTTCTGCGGCGGTTTATACACAGACAACCGATGTTGAGGGAGAAGTAAATGGTTTTATGACATACGATCGAAAAGTAGATAAAATGAATTTTTCTGAAGTGAATACAATCAATAAAGCCGTAATTAATTCGCTTAATAATTAA
- a CDS encoding glycoside hydrolase family 125 protein, with the protein MQRRKFIQNTVLFSSLALIDPLEIIAGTKAVKDFPVVRTAKNKRNFESEFIEKTIAEFQKNVKDKELGWLFNNCFPNTLDTTVTYSQKNGRPDTYVITGDIDAMWLRDSSAQVWPYMAFAGKDEKLKNLIAGVINRQTEYILKDPYANAFYNDPNKKGEWTTDHTDMKPGVHERKYEIDSLCYPIRLAYNYWKNTKDVSPFDENWVKAIKTTLKVFKDQQQKDGKNPYTFQRTTQFATDTRPLKGYGYPVKPVGLVCSAFRPSDDATVFSFLIPSNFFIVASMNQAAEMLEAIQKDSGTAKELRALADEVSKAIKEHAVVKHPKYGDIYAFEVDGFGGHLLMDDSNVPSLLSLPYLDAIDVKDPIYQNTRKFVLSADNPFFFKGKVAEGIGGPHVGMDMIWPMSLVMRAYTTSDANEIKDCIRMLKASHGDTGFMHESFHKDDAKNFTRSWFAWTNTLFGELLWDTYKTNPKLLEL; encoded by the coding sequence ATGCAAAGAAGAAAGTTTATCCAGAACACAGTTTTATTTAGCAGTTTGGCCCTTATTGATCCTTTGGAAATAATTGCGGGTACAAAAGCGGTTAAAGATTTTCCAGTTGTTAGGACTGCCAAAAACAAAAGAAATTTTGAAAGTGAGTTTATTGAAAAAACAATTGCTGAATTTCAAAAAAATGTAAAAGATAAAGAGTTAGGATGGTTATTTAACAACTGTTTTCCAAACACACTTGATACAACTGTAACCTATTCACAAAAAAACGGACGTCCAGATACGTATGTGATTACAGGTGATATTGATGCAATGTGGTTAAGAGACAGTTCTGCGCAGGTATGGCCGTATATGGCATTTGCAGGAAAAGATGAAAAGCTTAAAAACCTGATTGCTGGAGTTATCAACAGACAGACAGAATATATCCTTAAAGATCCGTATGCAAACGCATTTTACAATGATCCGAATAAAAAAGGAGAGTGGACAACAGATCATACTGATATGAAACCAGGCGTTCACGAAAGAAAATATGAAATCGATTCACTTTGCTACCCAATTAGACTGGCTTACAATTACTGGAAAAACACCAAAGACGTTTCTCCATTTGATGAAAATTGGGTAAAAGCCATCAAAACCACTTTAAAAGTTTTTAAAGACCAGCAGCAGAAAGACGGTAAAAATCCGTACACTTTTCAGCGAACAACACAATTTGCAACAGATACAAGACCATTAAAAGGTTACGGATATCCTGTAAAACCAGTAGGATTAGTTTGTTCTGCTTTTAGGCCAAGCGACGATGCCACGGTTTTTTCATTTCTAATTCCATCGAACTTTTTTATTGTGGCAAGTATGAATCAGGCGGCAGAAATGTTAGAAGCGATTCAAAAAGACAGCGGAACTGCAAAAGAGTTGAGGGCTTTAGCAGATGAAGTTTCAAAAGCAATTAAAGAACATGCCGTCGTAAAACATCCTAAATATGGAGATATTTATGCCTTTGAAGTAGACGGCTTTGGAGGTCATTTATTGATGGACGATTCCAATGTGCCAAGTTTATTAAGTCTGCCCTATTTAGATGCGATAGATGTTAAAGATCCAATTTACCAAAATACCAGAAAATTTGTCCTTTCAGCAGACAATCCATTTTTCTTTAAAGGAAAAGTTGCCGAAGGAATCGGCGGTCCGCACGTAGGCATGGATATGATTTGGCCAATGTCACTTGTTATGAGAGCTTATACTACCTCTGATGCAAATGAAATAAAAGACTGCATAAGAATGCTTAAAGCCTCTCACGGCGATACTGGTTTTATGCACGAATCATTCCATAAAGATGATGCTAAGAATTTCACCAGATCTTGGTTTGCCTGGACGAACACATTGTTTGGAGAGCTTTTGTGGGATACTTACAAAACCAATCCCAAATTGCTTGAGTTATAA
- a CDS encoding glycoside hydrolase family 76 protein, with protein MKKLFSMRGIMMLSVIGLGLFAISCDDEAIPLRDPNSTDGQEFKYTWAQTADSLQNSTYNNYLGSNGTFIENNTGKSTFNYWPNAHVLDVLVDGFLRTGNENYKTRMKALVQGIKVKNGNTYNNVFNDDMLWLANSCLRAYDATKDQEYKDVADYLWGRIKLSWSDVFGGGITWKQDTPRQKNAVSNGPAVILAMRLYEIDKKADDLDWAKKIYAWQKSNLVDPVSGAVWDNISEVNGVVTTNKDWVFTYNMGTWIGAGLRLYKATNEQIYLDDAVKSGRTVLTSPKLLSEGLLRDEGQGDGGLFKGILIRYFTELTEHPTINSTDKEKFAAFLKYNAQTFYKKGILRPAMLSGSNWKTAPAPGANTDLTTQLSGLMLIEAAAKLDKDGYFN; from the coding sequence ATGAAAAAATTATTTTCAATGCGCGGTATAATGATGCTCAGCGTAATAGGATTGGGGTTATTTGCCATTTCTTGTGATGATGAAGCAATTCCCCTTCGCGACCCAAATAGTACAGACGGACAGGAATTTAAATACACTTGGGCACAAACTGCCGATTCTCTGCAAAATTCAACTTACAATAATTATCTCGGTTCGAATGGCACATTTATAGAAAACAATACAGGAAAAAGTACTTTTAATTACTGGCCGAACGCCCATGTTTTGGATGTTCTTGTTGATGGTTTTTTAAGAACTGGAAATGAAAATTACAAAACAAGAATGAAGGCTTTGGTACAAGGTATAAAAGTTAAAAATGGAAATACTTACAATAATGTTTTTAATGATGATATGCTGTGGCTTGCCAATTCTTGCCTGCGTGCTTATGATGCAACAAAAGATCAAGAATATAAAGATGTGGCAGATTATTTATGGGGAAGAATAAAATTAAGCTGGAGTGATGTTTTTGGCGGTGGAATCACGTGGAAACAAGATACGCCAAGACAGAAAAACGCAGTATCAAACGGACCAGCAGTAATTCTTGCCATGAGATTGTACGAAATTGATAAAAAGGCCGATGATTTAGACTGGGCTAAGAAAATCTACGCCTGGCAGAAAAGTAATTTGGTTGATCCTGTTTCTGGAGCAGTCTGGGATAATATTTCAGAAGTAAACGGCGTCGTTACAACCAACAAAGACTGGGTATTTACTTATAATATGGGAACTTGGATTGGAGCTGGTTTAAGATTGTACAAAGCAACAAATGAGCAGATTTATCTTGATGATGCAGTAAAATCGGGAAGGACAGTTTTAACGAGTCCAAAGTTACTTTCTGAGGGACTTTTGAGAGACGAAGGACAAGGAGACGGCGGATTGTTTAAAGGTATTTTAATACGCTATTTTACAGAACTTACAGAGCATCCCACAATCAATTCCACAGATAAAGAAAAATTTGCCGCTTTCTTAAAATATAATGCACAGACATTTTATAAAAAAGGAATTTTAAGACCAGCAATGCTTTCTGGAAGCAATTGGAAGACAGCACCAGCACCTGGAGCAAACACAGATCTTACAACCCAGTTAAGCGGGTTAATGTTGATAGAAGCAGCAGCCAAGCTGGATAAAGATGGTTATTTTAATTAA
- a CDS encoding GH92 family glycosyl hydrolase yields MKIKNSIVFALFTFSFVSAQNMQVITPQQPIDWVNPLIGTDSDYGISNGNTYPAIAMPWGMNFWTPQTGNMGDGWAYTYKSNRIKGFKQTHQPSPWMNDYGQFSIMPVTGELKFKEEERQSWFSHKAETVTPYYYSVYLADHNVTTEITPTERAARFRFTFPETDKAYIVIDAFDKGSYVKIIPSERKIIGYTTKNSGGVPENFKNYFVIIFDKDFQLNSTFNGDVLVNALEMKADHAGAVIGFKTKAGEKVNAQVASSFISYDQAELNLKEIEGNNFDQLKEKGKTIWNKELGRIKVDGGTPDQMGTFYSCLYRSLLFPRKFYEFDQNKKVVHYSPYNGKVLPGYMFADTGFWDTFRALYPFLNLMYPELNTQMQEGLSNAFDESGWLPEWSSPGLRDIMVGNNSASIVSEAYLKSGKVRNYDIENLYKALIHGANNAGPLKAVGRAGAASYNTLGYVPNDEINESAARTLEYAYDDFAIYQLAKALHKPQSEIDLYKKRSFNYKNLFDPKYNLMRPKNKDGKFMEPFDPFQWFNGFTEGNSWHYSWSVFHDVQGLVDLMGGKQVFVSQLDKVFSSPPIFASKNFTGGVIHEMREMQIANMGQYAHGNQPIQHMIYLYNYAGEPWKAQYWVRETMNRMYHAAPDGYCGDEDNGQTSAWYVFSSLGFYPVTPASDQYVIGAPLFKKVTIELEKGKNITINAPQNGDQNRYIRGMKINGKAYTKNWLSHSDLMKGAVLDFDMSSTPNNNRGINKEDFPYSLSNE; encoded by the coding sequence ATAAAAATTAAAAACTCTATCGTCTTTGCGCTTTTTACTTTCTCTTTTGTAAGTGCTCAAAATATGCAGGTCATAACACCTCAACAGCCTATTGATTGGGTTAATCCGTTGATTGGCACAGATTCAGATTACGGAATTTCAAATGGGAATACTTATCCTGCTATTGCCATGCCGTGGGGAATGAATTTCTGGACGCCTCAAACAGGAAATATGGGCGACGGCTGGGCGTATACCTACAAATCTAACCGCATAAAAGGTTTCAAGCAGACACATCAGCCTTCACCTTGGATGAATGATTATGGGCAGTTTTCGATTATGCCGGTTACAGGAGAACTAAAATTTAAAGAAGAAGAGAGGCAAAGCTGGTTTTCTCATAAAGCTGAAACAGTTACGCCGTATTATTACAGCGTTTATCTTGCAGATCATAATGTTACTACCGAAATTACACCTACAGAAAGAGCGGCAAGATTTAGATTTACTTTTCCGGAAACAGATAAAGCTTATATTGTAATTGATGCTTTTGATAAGGGTTCATACGTGAAAATCATTCCGTCTGAACGAAAAATTATTGGATACACAACTAAAAACAGCGGCGGCGTTCCAGAAAATTTTAAAAACTATTTCGTAATCATTTTTGATAAAGATTTTCAGCTAAATTCTACTTTTAATGGAGATGTTTTAGTAAATGCTTTAGAAATGAAAGCGGATCATGCCGGAGCTGTAATTGGATTTAAAACCAAAGCAGGTGAAAAAGTAAATGCTCAAGTGGCATCATCTTTTATAAGTTACGATCAAGCCGAATTAAATTTAAAAGAAATCGAAGGCAATAATTTTGATCAGCTTAAAGAAAAAGGAAAAACCATTTGGAACAAAGAATTAGGAAGAATAAAAGTCGATGGCGGAACACCAGATCAAATGGGAACTTTTTATTCTTGTTTATACAGATCATTACTTTTTCCAAGAAAATTTTATGAGTTCGATCAAAACAAAAAAGTTGTGCATTACAGTCCGTACAACGGAAAAGTTTTACCAGGTTATATGTTTGCCGATACAGGTTTTTGGGACACTTTTAGAGCCTTGTATCCTTTTCTTAATTTAATGTATCCAGAGTTGAATACACAAATGCAGGAAGGTTTGTCCAATGCATTCGACGAAAGCGGCTGGCTCCCAGAATGGTCAAGTCCGGGATTGCGTGATATTATGGTAGGAAATAATTCGGCTTCGATAGTATCTGAAGCGTATTTAAAAAGCGGAAAAGTAAGGAATTATGATATAGAAAATTTATACAAAGCGCTGATTCATGGTGCAAATAATGCAGGGCCGTTAAAAGCAGTTGGCCGGGCGGGAGCAGCTTCGTATAATACTTTGGGATATGTTCCAAATGATGAAATCAATGAAAGTGCTGCAAGAACACTGGAATATGCATATGATGATTTTGCGATTTATCAATTAGCAAAAGCGCTGCATAAACCGCAGTCGGAAATTGATTTGTATAAAAAGAGAAGTTTCAACTATAAGAACCTTTTCGATCCTAAATACAATTTAATGCGTCCTAAAAACAAAGATGGAAAATTTATGGAGCCGTTTGATCCTTTTCAATGGTTTAATGGATTTACAGAAGGGAACAGCTGGCATTATTCATGGTCCGTTTTTCACGATGTTCAAGGTTTGGTTGATTTAATGGGCGGAAAGCAAGTTTTTGTTTCTCAGTTAGATAAAGTTTTTTCTTCACCGCCCATTTTTGCCTCAAAGAATTTTACCGGCGGCGTAATTCATGAAATGAGAGAAATGCAGATTGCCAATATGGGACAATATGCGCACGGAAATCAGCCAATTCAGCATATGATTTATTTGTATAATTATGCTGGAGAACCCTGGAAAGCGCAATATTGGGTACGTGAAACGATGAACAGAATGTATCATGCAGCGCCAGACGGTTATTGCGGCGACGAAGATAACGGACAAACTTCTGCTTGGTATGTTTTCTCTTCGCTAGGATTTTACCCTGTAACTCCTGCTTCTGATCAATATGTCATTGGAGCACCATTATTTAAAAAAGTGACAATTGAATTGGAAAAAGGCAAAAACATAACAATTAATGCCCCGCAAAACGGCGATCAGAATCGATATATTAGAGGAATGAAAATAAATGGAAAAGCCTATACAAAAAACTGGCTGAGCCATTCTGATTTAATGAAAGGTGCGGTTTTAGATTTTGATATGTCCTCGACACCAAATAACAATCGAGGAATTAATAAAGAAGATTTTCCATATTCTCTATCCAATGAATAA
- a CDS encoding GH92 family glycosyl hydrolase — MKLRNKIILATLTVSFASLNTIAQKSGGGLSKGKYTALVNPFIGTAPLLDTKIIGYTPPADMRVWAGLVFPGSSVPNAMVQLSPMTKYRSGAGYEYEDTEILGFTHTNKGHWNLCHIPLLPVSDGASFPYKSSFSHDQEKASPAYYEVYLKNYDVQVKLTSTLRCGIHEYTFKNNKGRKVLFDLGKANNNVDDWNIKQEGTNEVSGFQRTGGEKIYFYAAFSSPIEKLDIKDIAKSGGYTLVNIKDGDSKPVTVKIALSFVSVENAAANLKAEVGDKTLAKVFEEGSTEWEKLLSKIQVKGGTDEQNVMFYSMLYRSFLWPALRSDVNGQFIDEAGKVQKENYHYYTLPSLWDDYRNKLVLLSIFSPDVTSDVISSIINEGEIKGFIPTFFHGDHAASFIAGSYMRGIRNYDVKKAYELLLNNAYKEGGTRPHIAEYIAKGYVPEQDIKNPVVETKANAGVTKTLEYAYDDHALALLAKELNDTEHYNDLVKRSKNYANVFDKESTFMRGRLASGKWITPFNPEFPYYEYMYREANAWQLSFFVPHDMPGLVKLYGGDKPFEAKLDEFFTKPWNPNYIAWNISGFIGQYCHGNQPDHEAPFSYYFVNKPEKSQKIIDEILDTMYGIGPEKLAMSGMDDAGEMSSWYVFGALGLYSLSPADPEYIVTVPIFKEVSWTTPQGKKVILKNPNGKRNLEAIKVNGAKINSYFISHDLFKNGGEIQLQTK, encoded by the coding sequence ATGAAATTAAGAAACAAAATAATACTCGCCACGCTTACAGTGTCTTTCGCGAGCCTGAATACTATTGCTCAAAAATCAGGCGGTGGCCTTTCAAAAGGAAAATACACAGCGCTCGTAAATCCGTTTATTGGAACAGCTCCCTTACTGGACACCAAAATAATTGGATATACACCTCCTGCAGACATGCGTGTCTGGGCAGGTTTAGTTTTTCCAGGTTCATCTGTACCTAATGCCATGGTACAGCTGAGTCCGATGACAAAATACAGATCTGGAGCAGGTTATGAGTACGAAGATACCGAGATTTTAGGTTTCACGCATACCAATAAAGGACATTGGAATTTGTGTCATATTCCTTTACTTCCCGTTTCAGATGGAGCTTCATTTCCATATAAATCGTCCTTCAGCCACGATCAGGAAAAGGCAAGTCCCGCATATTACGAAGTATATTTAAAAAATTATGATGTTCAGGTAAAATTAACTTCTACTTTGCGCTGTGGTATTCATGAATATACTTTCAAAAATAACAAAGGAAGAAAAGTGCTTTTTGATCTTGGAAAAGCAAACAATAATGTAGATGATTGGAACATTAAACAAGAAGGAACAAATGAGGTAAGCGGTTTTCAAAGAACAGGCGGTGAAAAAATATATTTTTATGCAGCTTTCAGCAGTCCAATTGAAAAATTAGATATAAAAGATATTGCAAAAAGCGGTGGCTATACTTTGGTAAATATAAAAGATGGAGATTCTAAACCTGTAACCGTTAAAATTGCCCTGTCATTCGTAAGTGTTGAAAATGCGGCTGCAAACTTAAAAGCAGAAGTTGGAGATAAAACACTGGCGAAAGTTTTTGAAGAAGGAAGTACAGAATGGGAAAAACTCCTTTCTAAAATTCAGGTAAAAGGCGGAACTGACGAACAAAATGTAATGTTTTACAGCATGTTATACAGGTCGTTTTTATGGCCGGCATTACGAAGCGATGTAAACGGTCAATTTATAGACGAAGCAGGAAAAGTTCAAAAAGAAAATTATCATTACTATACACTTCCTTCATTATGGGATGATTACAGAAATAAATTAGTTTTATTGAGTATTTTTTCTCCAGATGTTACAAGCGACGTTATCAGTTCTATTATTAACGAAGGAGAAATTAAAGGATTTATTCCAACATTTTTCCACGGAGATCACGCTGCCTCTTTTATTGCAGGATCTTATATGAGGGGAATTAGAAATTACGATGTTAAAAAAGCATATGAATTATTACTAAACAATGCATATAAAGAAGGCGGGACAAGACCTCACATTGCCGAATATATTGCTAAAGGTTACGTGCCGGAACAAGATATTAAAAATCCTGTAGTAGAGACAAAAGCCAATGCAGGCGTGACAAAAACGCTGGAATATGCCTACGACGATCACGCGCTTGCGCTGCTGGCTAAAGAATTAAATGATACGGAACATTACAACGATTTGGTAAAACGCTCTAAAAATTACGCTAATGTTTTTGACAAGGAATCGACTTTTATGAGAGGAAGACTGGCCAGCGGAAAATGGATCACGCCTTTTAATCCTGAATTTCCTTATTACGAATACATGTATAGAGAGGCAAATGCTTGGCAGCTCTCATTTTTTGTACCGCATGATATGCCTGGATTAGTAAAACTTTACGGAGGCGATAAACCTTTTGAAGCCAAACTGGACGAGTTTTTTACAAAGCCTTGGAATCCAAATTACATTGCGTGGAATATTTCTGGTTTTATTGGGCAGTACTGCCATGGAAATCAGCCGGATCATGAAGCGCCGTTTTCGTATTATTTTGTAAACAAACCTGAAAAATCGCAAAAAATAATAGATGAAATACTGGATACAATGTACGGCATTGGACCAGAAAAATTAGCAATGAGCGGCATGGACGATGCAGGAGAAATGTCTTCTTGGTATGTTTTTGGAGCCTTAGGATTATATTCTTTATCACCAGCAGATCCTGAATATATTGTAACGGTTCCCATTTTTAAAGAAGTTTCATGGACAACGCCGCAAGGTAAAAAAGTAATCCTAAAAAATCCTAACGGTAAAAGAAACTTGGAAGCTATTAAAGTAAATGGAGCAAAAATTAATAGTTACTTTATTTCGCACGATTTATTTAAAAATGGCGGTGAAATACAATTGCAAACAAAATAA